A genomic region of Zalophus californianus isolate mZalCal1 chromosome 11, mZalCal1.pri.v2, whole genome shotgun sequence contains the following coding sequences:
- the TIMM8B gene encoding mitochondrial import inner membrane translocase subunit Tim8 B — MAELGEADEAELQRLVAAEQQKAQFTAQVHHFMELCWDKCVEKPGNRLDSRTENCLSSCVDRFIDTTLAITSRFAQIVQKGGQ, encoded by the exons ATGGCGGAGCTGGGTGAGGCGGACGAAGCGGAGTTGCAGCGCCTGGTGGCGGCCGAACAACAGAAGGCGCAGTTCACTGCACAG gtGCATCACTTCATGGAGCTGTGCTGGGATAAATGTGTGGAGAAGCCAGGGAATCGCCTAGACTCTCGCACTGAAAATTGTCTCTCTAGCTGCGTGGACCGCTTCATTGACACTACTCTTGCCATCACCAGTCGGTTTGCCCAGATTGTACAGAAAGGAGGGCAGTAG